One Prunus dulcis chromosome 7, ALMONDv2, whole genome shotgun sequence DNA segment encodes these proteins:
- the LOC117636197 gene encoding protein misato homolog 1 isoform X2, with protein sequence MSSRGTLYDEGSSASSNILTWGGNVSTHAAEPHKKNLFLQSLYGEEQENSLTFENGVTGGENPRTEIHDRDKVESLENGVQYWTDFSKVEYHPQSLYELSGLWVDPQKFDNYGIGRESLSGGLQGEEISGRLRFFVEECDHIQGFQFIVDDSGGFSPLAVDVLESIADEYTNAPVLLYAVRGPGSSVDPRSQKQRVSRKLHDAVSFSRLSSLCKLIVPVGLPSLSRSKASTFLCINDEKPYHCSAAYAATLHSLSLPFRMEPLGPTADSSYASGAVTVNEVVQILSGQTRQNMVAILDAAMPAPSLTGNQVEQTLLRHLQPLTPEIAKDIEDLQSVESISVHGALGPARGQRASVSEVKDMVHAAYEHATTRPMFCHLSVAQCPLPIPLPFPSIFGNRVGQHGELLSTPIIDSPSRGSLDVHSIPMAARLRSSSAVLPFLENRLGSLRSFGIARGAPGAELVRSWGFAKDELEEMGEVLSKMITTLDPRSQMSSDSD encoded by the exons ATGAGCTCACGTGGTACATTGTATGATGAGGGTTCATCTGCATCATCAAATATTTTGACATG GGGTGGTAATGTTTCTACTCATGCTGCCGAGCCtcataaaaagaatttgttcTTGCAAAGTTTGTACGGGGAAGAGCAGGAAAATTCTTTGACTTTTGAAAATGGTGTCACTGGTGGAGAGAATCCTCGAACAGAAATTCATGACAGGGATAAAGTGGAGAGTTTAGAAAATGGTGTCCAATACTGGACTGACTTTTCAAAAGTTGAGTATCATCCCCAAAGTTTATATGAATTAAGTGGATTGTGGGTGGATCCtcagaaatttgacaattacGGGATTGGAAGGGAATCCTTATCTGGGGGTTTGCAGGGAGAAGAAATTAGTGGGAGGCTTCGCTTTTTCGTAGAAGAGTGTGACCATATTCAG GGTTTTCAATTTATTGTTGATGACTCGGGGGGTTTTTCTCCTCTAGCTGTGGATGTTCTGGAGAGTATTGCAGATGAATATACGAATGCTCCAGTGTTGCTCTATGCTGTGCGTGGTCCTGGTTCTTCCGTGGATCCCAGAAGCCAGAAGCAGAGAGTCAGTAGGAAGCTTCACGATGCTGTTTCATTTTCAAGGCTATCATCGTTATGTAAACTGATCGTTCCCGTGGGGTTACCCTCATTGAGTAGAA GCAAAGCTTCAACATTTCTCTGCATCAATGATGAAAAGCCGTATCACTGCAGTGCAGCTTATGCTGCTACCCTACATTCTCTTAGTCTCCCTTTTCGAATGGAACCACTTGGGCCCACTGCAGACTCATCTTATGCTTCTGGTGCCGTGACTGTTAATGAGGTTGTGCAAATCCTATCAGGGCAAACTAGGCAGAATATGGTTGCCATTCTGGATGCTGCAATGCCAGCCCCTTCTTTAACTG GGAATCAGGTCGAGCAAACTTTGCTACGTCATTTGCAGCCATTGACACCAGAGATAGCAAAGGATATTGAGGACTTACAATCAGTAGAATCCATCTCAGTCCACGGGGCCCTAGGACCAG CAAGAGGTCAGCGGGCATCAGTTTCTGAAGTAAAAGATATGGTTCATGCTGCTTATGAGCATGCAACGACAAGGCCAATGTTCTGCCATCTGTCCGTGGCTCAATGTCCACTTCCAATACCTTTGCCTTTTCCTTCAATCTTTGGGAACCGTGTTGGCCAACATGGTGAGCTTTTGAGCACCCCAATTATTGATTCTCCATCAAGGGGATCACTTGATGTCCATTCCATTCCTATGGCAGCTAGACTACGGTCTAGCAGTGCTGTTTTACCATTCTTGGAGAATAGATTGGGAAGTCTTCGTAGCTTTGGGATTGCCAGAGGAGCGCCTGGGGCTGAGTTAGTTAGAAGTTGGGGATTTGCAAAGGATGAATTAGAAGAAATGGGTGAGGTGCTGTCGAAAATGATCACGACATTGGATCCTCGTTCTCAGATGTCCTCTGATTCAGATTAA
- the LOC117636197 gene encoding protein misato homolog 1 isoform X1: MRELVTLQVGSFANFVGSHFWNFQDELNGLAEDPYADPVFKNQSLNMDVLYRSGETHQGTLTYTPRLVSVDLQGSLGSMSSRGTLYDEGSSASSNILTWGGNVSTHAAEPHKKNLFLQSLYGEEQENSLTFENGVTGGENPRTEIHDRDKVESLENGVQYWTDFSKVEYHPQSLYELSGLWVDPQKFDNYGIGRESLSGGLQGEEISGRLRFFVEECDHIQGFQFIVDDSGGFSPLAVDVLESIADEYTNAPVLLYAVRGPGSSVDPRSQKQRVSRKLHDAVSFSRLSSLCKLIVPVGLPSLSRSKASTFLCINDEKPYHCSAAYAATLHSLSLPFRMEPLGPTADSSYASGAVTVNEVVQILSGQTRQNMVAILDAAMPAPSLTGNQVEQTLLRHLQPLTPEIAKDIEDLQSVESISVHGALGPARGQRASVSEVKDMVHAAYEHATTRPMFCHLSVAQCPLPIPLPFPSIFGNRVGQHGELLSTPIIDSPSRGSLDVHSIPMAARLRSSSAVLPFLENRLGSLRSFGIARGAPGAELVRSWGFAKDELEEMGEVLSKMITTLDPRSQMSSDSD, encoded by the exons ATGAGAGAACTCGTCACCCTCCAAGTTGGAAGCTTTGCAAACTTTGTGGGCTCACATTTCTGGAACTTCCAG GATGAGCTAAATGGGTTGGCGGAAGACCCTTATGCTGACCCAGTATTCAAGAATCAGTCTTTGAACATGGACGTGCTCTACCGCTCTGGTGAGACGCACCAG GGTACTTTGACTTACACTCCCCGCCTGGTTTCTGTTGATCTTCAAG GGTCCCTTGGGTCTATGAGCTCACGTGGTACATTGTATGATGAGGGTTCATCTGCATCATCAAATATTTTGACATG GGGTGGTAATGTTTCTACTCATGCTGCCGAGCCtcataaaaagaatttgttcTTGCAAAGTTTGTACGGGGAAGAGCAGGAAAATTCTTTGACTTTTGAAAATGGTGTCACTGGTGGAGAGAATCCTCGAACAGAAATTCATGACAGGGATAAAGTGGAGAGTTTAGAAAATGGTGTCCAATACTGGACTGACTTTTCAAAAGTTGAGTATCATCCCCAAAGTTTATATGAATTAAGTGGATTGTGGGTGGATCCtcagaaatttgacaattacGGGATTGGAAGGGAATCCTTATCTGGGGGTTTGCAGGGAGAAGAAATTAGTGGGAGGCTTCGCTTTTTCGTAGAAGAGTGTGACCATATTCAG GGTTTTCAATTTATTGTTGATGACTCGGGGGGTTTTTCTCCTCTAGCTGTGGATGTTCTGGAGAGTATTGCAGATGAATATACGAATGCTCCAGTGTTGCTCTATGCTGTGCGTGGTCCTGGTTCTTCCGTGGATCCCAGAAGCCAGAAGCAGAGAGTCAGTAGGAAGCTTCACGATGCTGTTTCATTTTCAAGGCTATCATCGTTATGTAAACTGATCGTTCCCGTGGGGTTACCCTCATTGAGTAGAA GCAAAGCTTCAACATTTCTCTGCATCAATGATGAAAAGCCGTATCACTGCAGTGCAGCTTATGCTGCTACCCTACATTCTCTTAGTCTCCCTTTTCGAATGGAACCACTTGGGCCCACTGCAGACTCATCTTATGCTTCTGGTGCCGTGACTGTTAATGAGGTTGTGCAAATCCTATCAGGGCAAACTAGGCAGAATATGGTTGCCATTCTGGATGCTGCAATGCCAGCCCCTTCTTTAACTG GGAATCAGGTCGAGCAAACTTTGCTACGTCATTTGCAGCCATTGACACCAGAGATAGCAAAGGATATTGAGGACTTACAATCAGTAGAATCCATCTCAGTCCACGGGGCCCTAGGACCAG CAAGAGGTCAGCGGGCATCAGTTTCTGAAGTAAAAGATATGGTTCATGCTGCTTATGAGCATGCAACGACAAGGCCAATGTTCTGCCATCTGTCCGTGGCTCAATGTCCACTTCCAATACCTTTGCCTTTTCCTTCAATCTTTGGGAACCGTGTTGGCCAACATGGTGAGCTTTTGAGCACCCCAATTATTGATTCTCCATCAAGGGGATCACTTGATGTCCATTCCATTCCTATGGCAGCTAGACTACGGTCTAGCAGTGCTGTTTTACCATTCTTGGAGAATAGATTGGGAAGTCTTCGTAGCTTTGGGATTGCCAGAGGAGCGCCTGGGGCTGAGTTAGTTAGAAGTTGGGGATTTGCAAAGGATGAATTAGAAGAAATGGGTGAGGTGCTGTCGAAAATGATCACGACATTGGATCCTCGTTCTCAGATGTCCTCTGATTCAGATTAA
- the LOC117636031 gene encoding transcription factor HHO5 isoform X2 — protein MELSLDTSLVFIPKTISDFLAQLSTMEDSSQRSSELDAYVKRLEDEMRKIEVFKRELPLCMLLLKDAIERLKEKVMQCKKMEDRPVIEEFIPLKGNLDENGGGVLGKENSDKKNWMSSAQLWSTSLNIFEYNKHDSVSGLRTRNEEDDRSVPENPIEPSNNRAMGRTFVPFKEQYESGFTGTCLKDDKEVSQVPSLSLMTPLMSEALDASNNTNIKSNNNCRGGSGSGLAGQLKLQNKPQQQSQQQQPFRKQRRCWSPELHRRFVESLQQLGGTQATPKQIRELMQVDGLTNDEVKSHLQKYRLHVRKLPASSAAKGNGIWMPLDHSADHSKANNSQSGSPQGPLLPGEFAKGRSTTGGESDNSREAEEDEKSDGQSWKGGLLHNNQGGDV, from the exons ATGGAGCTGAGCTTGGACACCAGTCTGGTGTTTATCCCAAAAACAATCTCTGACTTCCTCGCGCAGCTCTCAACCATGGAAGATAGCTCTCAGAGGTCGTCAGAGCTTGATGCTTATGTGAAAAGGCTCGAAGATGAAATGAGAAAGATTGAAGTTTTCAAGCGCGAGCTTCCTCTTTGCATGCTGCTCTTAAAGGATG CAATTGAGAGGTTGAAGGAGAAAGTAATGCAGTGTAAGAAAATGGAAGATCGGCCTGTGATAGAAGAATTCATACCATTGAAGGGTAATCTGGATGAGAATGGAGGGGGAGTTTTGGGAAAGGAAAACAGTGACAAGAAGAACTGGATGAGCTCTGCTCAGCTTTGGAGCACAAGCCTCAATATTTTTGAGTACAACAAACACGACTCTGTATCAGGACTCAGAACG AGGAACGAAGAAGATGATCGGTCGGTGCCTGAGAACCCAATTGAGCCAAGTAATAACAGAGCCATGGGAAGGACATTTGTGCCATTCAAGGAACAATATGAGTCTGGTTTTACAGGAACTTGTCTTAAGGATGACAAGGAGGTCTCACAGGTCCCAAGCCTTTCTCTTATGACTCCATTGATGTCTGAAGCACTGGATGCTTCAAACAATACAAACATTAAGAGCAACAACAACTGCAGAGGTGGTTCAGGTTCTGGTTTGGCAGGCCAACTCAAATTACAGAACAAACCTCAACAGCAATCACAGCAGCAACAACCCTTTAGGAAGCAAAGGCGATGCTGGTCACCTGAGCTTCACCGCCGCTTTGTTGAATCTCTTCAGCAGCTTGGAGGAACACAAG cCACTCCTAAGCAGATAAGAGAGCTTATGCAGGTGGATGGTCTCACCAATGATGAAGTGAAAAGCCATTTGCAG AAATACAGGCTTCATGTCCGAAAGCTACCGGCTTCTTCTGCTGCCAAAGGCAATGGCATATGGATGCCCCTAGATCACAGTGCAGACCATTCTAAGGCAAACAACTCACAGTCTGGTTCTCCACAAGGTCCTCTCCTTCCAGGTGAGTTTGCCAAAGGTCGATCTACAACTGGAGGTGAGTCAGACAACAGCagagaagcagaagaagatgagaaatCAGATGGCCAGAGTTGGAAAGGTGGGCTTCTTCACAACAACCAAGGAGGAGATGTATAG
- the LOC117636031 gene encoding transcription factor HHO5 isoform X1 encodes MELSLDTSLVFIPKTISDFLAQLSTMEDSSQRSSELDAYVKRLEDEMRKIEVFKRELPLCMLLLKDAIERLKEKVMQCKKMEDRPVIEEFIPLKGNLDENGGGVLGKENSDKKNWMSSAQLWSTSLNIFEYNKHDSVSGLRTRNEEDDRSVPENPIEPSNNRAMGRTFVPFKEQYESGFTGTCLKDDKEVSQVPSLSLMTPLMSEALDASNNTNIKSNNNCRGGSGSGLAGQLKLQNKPQQQSQQQQPFRKQRRCWSPELHRRFVESLQQLGGTQVATPKQIRELMQVDGLTNDEVKSHLQKYRLHVRKLPASSAAKGNGIWMPLDHSADHSKANNSQSGSPQGPLLPGEFAKGRSTTGGESDNSREAEEDEKSDGQSWKGGLLHNNQGGDV; translated from the exons ATGGAGCTGAGCTTGGACACCAGTCTGGTGTTTATCCCAAAAACAATCTCTGACTTCCTCGCGCAGCTCTCAACCATGGAAGATAGCTCTCAGAGGTCGTCAGAGCTTGATGCTTATGTGAAAAGGCTCGAAGATGAAATGAGAAAGATTGAAGTTTTCAAGCGCGAGCTTCCTCTTTGCATGCTGCTCTTAAAGGATG CAATTGAGAGGTTGAAGGAGAAAGTAATGCAGTGTAAGAAAATGGAAGATCGGCCTGTGATAGAAGAATTCATACCATTGAAGGGTAATCTGGATGAGAATGGAGGGGGAGTTTTGGGAAAGGAAAACAGTGACAAGAAGAACTGGATGAGCTCTGCTCAGCTTTGGAGCACAAGCCTCAATATTTTTGAGTACAACAAACACGACTCTGTATCAGGACTCAGAACG AGGAACGAAGAAGATGATCGGTCGGTGCCTGAGAACCCAATTGAGCCAAGTAATAACAGAGCCATGGGAAGGACATTTGTGCCATTCAAGGAACAATATGAGTCTGGTTTTACAGGAACTTGTCTTAAGGATGACAAGGAGGTCTCACAGGTCCCAAGCCTTTCTCTTATGACTCCATTGATGTCTGAAGCACTGGATGCTTCAAACAATACAAACATTAAGAGCAACAACAACTGCAGAGGTGGTTCAGGTTCTGGTTTGGCAGGCCAACTCAAATTACAGAACAAACCTCAACAGCAATCACAGCAGCAACAACCCTTTAGGAAGCAAAGGCGATGCTGGTCACCTGAGCTTCACCGCCGCTTTGTTGAATCTCTTCAGCAGCTTGGAGGAACACAAG tagcCACTCCTAAGCAGATAAGAGAGCTTATGCAGGTGGATGGTCTCACCAATGATGAAGTGAAAAGCCATTTGCAG AAATACAGGCTTCATGTCCGAAAGCTACCGGCTTCTTCTGCTGCCAAAGGCAATGGCATATGGATGCCCCTAGATCACAGTGCAGACCATTCTAAGGCAAACAACTCACAGTCTGGTTCTCCACAAGGTCCTCTCCTTCCAGGTGAGTTTGCCAAAGGTCGATCTACAACTGGAGGTGAGTCAGACAACAGCagagaagcagaagaagatgagaaatCAGATGGCCAGAGTTGGAAAGGTGGGCTTCTTCACAACAACCAAGGAGGAGATGTATAG